ACACCGCGTCGAGCACGGCGAGGTCGGCGTGGAGCGCGTCGCCCGGCACGATCGTCTGCTCGCGGTCGTCCATCCCGACGCTGGTACAGTTGACGAGCACGCTCGCCTCCTCGATGAGCCGCGGCAGGTCCGGGAGTCCGTGCCCGCTCGCGCGGGGTATCTCCGCGGCCAGCTCGCGGGCGGTCTCGACGGTCCGGTTCGCGATTTCGACGTTCATCCCCGCGTCGGCGAGTCCGAAGGCGACGGCCCGGCCAGCGCCGCCGGCCCCGACGACGACCGCCGTACCGGAGAGGTCCACGTCGTGGTGGCCGAGGGCGCGCACCGCGCCGGCGGCGTCGGTGTTGTGGCCGGTGACCGTCTCACCGGAAAAGTCGAGTGTGTTGACCGCGCCGATGCGGGCCGCGAGGTCGTCCGGCTCCACGAGGTCGTGGGCCTGCTGTTTGAACGGAATCGTGACGTTCAGCCCGCGGATGTTGAGCGCGTCGGCCCCGTCGAGCGCCTGGGGGAGCGTCTCGGTCGTCGGCTCGAAGGTGACGTACCGGGCGTCAAGGTCGCGTTCGGCGTAGGCGGCCTCGTGCATCGGCGGCGACAGCGAGTGCTCGACCGGGTTGCCGAGCAGTCCGAAGACGTGCATACCGGCGTTCGGCGGCGGCGGGCGATAAAACGGTCGGCCCAGAGCAAAAGAGATAGGTCCGCCCCTGCCGGCTGTCTACAAAATGGGCTTTACCGACCGATTCCGGCACCCGCTGATTCCGGTCTTCCTCGCCGTCGGCTTGACGCTCCCGTGGGTAGTCTCCGACCTCACCGGCGCGGCCGACGGCTTCTCGGAGCTGACGGTCGTCGCCGTCGCGGGACTCGCCGTGCTCGGCGCATCGTTCCTCCTCGCGTGGGGGGCAGAGACGGCAGAGAAAGACGTTCCCCGCGCCTTCGCCATCGCCGTGCTCGCCGTGCTCGCAGTCGCCCCCGAGTACGCCGTCGACGCGCTGTACGCGTGGCAGGCAGGCAGCGGCGGCGCGACCGCCGAGGCGTGTGCACAGTTCACCACCGCACAGATCGAAAACGAGATCAACGACCTCGCGTCGGCGTGTCACAACGCGAATCTCGCCGTCGCGAACATGACCGGCGCGAACCGCATCCTCATCGGGCTCGGCTGGTCGGGCATCGCCATGTTCACGCTCTTCCGGGCGGGACGGAGCGAAGACCCCGCCGTGGAGTCGCGCGAGGGCTTCCTCGCCGACCGCGTGAACCTCGACCCGAGCATCTCCACGGAGATCGCGTTCCTCTTTTTCGCGACCGTGTGGGCCTTCTTCGTCCCGCTGGGCGGCGGTATCGACATCCTCGACATGACCGTGCTCGTCGGGCTGTACGTCGTCTACATCGGCATCATCCTGAAGGGTGACGTGGACGACGACGACCACCAGGTCGGCGTGCCCGCGTACTTCCAGGCGAAGGCGCGCCACATCCGCGTCCCGGTGGTGCTCACGCTGTTTGCGTACTCGGGCATCCTCATCTTCACCGCGGTCGAGCCGTTCGCCCACGGGCTGGAGTCGCTCGGCCAGCAGTTCGGAATCCCCTCCTTCTTCATGATTCAGTGGGTGGCACCGCTGGCCTCCGAGTCGCCGGAGCTCATCGTCGTTGCGTATCTCGTCAACAAGGCGCGCTCAACGGCCGGCTTCAACGCGCTCATCTCCTCGAAGCTGAACCAGTGGACGCTGCTCATCGGGACGCTGGTCGTCGTCTTCTCCATCGCGTCGGGCGGCTACGAGCATCTCCCGTTCGACGCGAAGCAGTCGGCCGAAATCTGGATTACGGCCGCCCAGTCGCTGTTCGCGCTGGCCATCCTCATCAACTTCAACATCAGCGTCCGCGAGGCGGTCGTCCTGCTCGTCCTGTTCGCCTCGCAGGTCATACTGGAGTTTCTCATCATCCGCGACGTTGCGATTCCGTTCACGAGCCGGGAGCTACTCATCGGCTACGCGGTCGCGTACATCGTGTTCGCGCTGGCACTGTTCGTCTACCGGCGGAACGCGCTCCGGCAGCTGTTCGCGCGGCTCGCGGAGACGGTCAAGACAGTCCGGGGCTGAGAGGCGACCCAAACCCCTTTGCGGGGGACCCCCGTACCCGAGGTAATGGCGGAATGTGACGTGTGTGGCAAGCATATCGACATGCCCTACGAGTGTCGCCGCTGTGGCGGTAACTTCTGTGCGGAACATCGCCTCCCCGAGAACCACTCCTGTCCAGGCCTGAACGAGTGGAACGACCCGGAGGGCGTCTTCGAGTCCGACATGGATGACAAACAGACCGGGCGGGCCGGCAGTGGCATCTTCGATTCGCTCTCCTCTGGTGGTGGTCTCCTCTCCTACTTCGACGGCAACGTCTCGTATCTGTTCTTGGGTATCATGGTCGTCGTCTTCGCGTTCCAGTACATGATTTACCCGCTGCTCGGCTTCGAGGCGGTGTTCAGTGACGTGTGGCGTGCGAGCTTCGTTCTGACGGCAGAGCACCCGGAGTACGTCTGGACGTGGCTCACCTCGGTGTTCTCACACGGTGGCTTTACTCACCTGTTCGGGAACGGCATCGCGCTGTTCTTCTTCGGGCCCATCGTCGAGCGGTACATCGGCTCGAAGCGGTTCACCGCGCTGTTTCTCGCCTCGGGCGTTCTCGCCGGGCTCGGCCAGATTGCACTCGGACTCGCAGTCGGTGACTTCACCGGCGTGCTCGGAGCCAGTGGTGCCATCATGGCCATCATGGCGCTGCTCACGGTTCTGAACCCGGATATCAAGGTGTTGTTGTTCTTCTTCATCCCGATGCCGATTTGGGGGCTGACGCTCGGCTACGCACTCATCTCGGTGTTCGGTGCGTTCGGCACGTTCGGCGGCGGTATCGCACACATGGCACACCTGCTCGGTCTCGTCGTCGGCTTCGTGTACGGCAAACGCATCGAGGATGAGGTGTCGCTGCCGAACCAGTTCCAGTTCGGCGGCGGCGGTGGCGGCGGCATGGGCGGCATGGGTGGCGGTGGCGGCGGTCGCCGACGGTTCTGATGGACTTCGCGCCCGACCCCGCCCTCTCGCGTTCGGAGATGGAGTCGCTCCAACGCGAGATTGCGGCCGCGGCTACCTTCACGGACGACATCGACTTCACCCCCGAGGACGTGCGCGACGGCGACGCACTCGTCGCCGGCGTCGACCAGGCGTTCCTCCTCGATGAGGACCCCGAGCGAGCACTCTCGGCCGTCGTCGTCGCACGCGGCGGCGAAGTAATCGAACGCACCCACGCCGTGACGGAGCTGTCGATACCGTACATCCCTGGTCTGCTCGCCTTTCGGGAGGGCGGACCGATTCTCGCCGCACTCGACACGCTCGAGTCCGACCCGGACCTGTTCCTGTTCGACGGCTCGGGGCGTATCCACTACCGCGAGGCCGGACTCGCCACACACGTCGGCGTCATCACCAACACACCGAGCGTCGGGGTCGCGAAGAGCCTGCTGTGTGGAGAACCGCGCGCGTCCGTCGACGGACTGGCCGAAGGAGAGCGCGTCGCCATCGACGGCGACGACCAGATGCCGACCGACGAAGTGGTCGGCTACGCCTACCAGAGTCGGCAGTTCGACTCCGGGCGCATCAATCCGCTCTACATCTCGCCGGGCCACCGCGTGAGCGCCGAGACCGCGGTGGAGTTCGTCGCCGCCTGCGGCGGGGAGTACAAGCTCCCGGAGCCGACGCGGCAGGCAGACGCCTACGCCGACGAGAAGAAACAGGAGTACGCAGATACAAACGCCTAACATCGGGGCGAGAGACTGGCCCATATGGAACGCACCGCACTCGTGACGGGCTGTTCGTCCGGTATCGGGCGGGCGACGGCCAGAGCCTTCAGCGATGAGGGCTGGACCGTCTACGCGACCGCACGCGAGGACGCCGACCTCGCCGACCTCGCCGGACTCGACACCGAGACGGCGACGCTCGACGTGACCAGCGACGACGACGTGGAGCGGGTCGTCGACCGCGTCATCGAGGAGACCGGCCGCGTCGACTGTCTCGTCAACAACGCCGGCTACGGCCAGTACGGCCCGCTGGAGGACGTGACGGCCGACCAGCTCACCGACCAACTCGACGTGAACGTCGTCGGCCCCCACCGGCTCGTGCGCGCCGTGCTCCCGCACATGCGCGCGGCCGAGGAGGGGACCATCGTCAACGTCTCGTCGGTCGCCGGCCGGGTCGCCCCGCCGGGTGCCGGCGCGTACGCCGCCTCGAAGTTCGCGCTCGAAGGCTACTCCGACACCCTGCGCAACGAGGTCGCCGGCCTCGGTATCGACGTGGCGCTCGTCGAACCGGGTCCGGTGGAGACGCCGTTCCGCGACCGCGTCGAGCAGGAACTCGACACGCTCGCGCGCACCGACGACTACGAGTGGGTGTACGAGATGCAGGAGGACGCTGGCCTGCTCTCCGGGTCGGAGTCGCCGTTCGCCTCGACGCCCGAGGAGGTCGCCGCGACGATTCTGGAGGCCGGCGTCTCCACGAATCCGAACGCGCGGTACGCCGTCGGTGGCTTCGCGAAGGCTCTGCTGTTGGGTCGGTTCCTCCCCGATGGGCTCCGCGACCGCGCCAGTGCGCTGTTCCGAAAGCTATGAACACGGCAGTCACCGCGACGTACGCGATTCACGGGCTCGTCTGTGTCGTCTTACTCGGGCTTGCGGTCGGCAACTACCAGACGACCGGCGACCCGTTGAGTGCCGTGACGCCACTCCTGATGGCGTTGCTCGTCGCCGGGCTGGGCGTGACGGTGGGTCGGGTCGTCGCGAGACGAGACTAGTCGAGACAGGCCGCGACGACGCGCAGCGGAGCCTCGCCGTGGACCTCCTGTGCGAACAGCGGGACGCGCTTCACGTCGTGGCCGCGGAACAGCTCTTGCGCCTCGGAGAGCGCGCTACGCTGGACCTCCCAGCGGCGCTGACAGAACTCACAGTTGTCGAGGTCGGGCGCGACAAACCACTCGGCGTCGGTGTCGGCCACGTCCGTGAGCGGCTGCATCACGCGGTTCACGACGACCGTTCCGACCGGGATACTGAACTCGTTTAGCTGCGAGACGAGCCGCTTCGACTCGGTGACGCTCATCGATTCGGGAATCATGACGACGCGGAAATCCGTCTTCGCCGGGTCGGTGAGCACGGCGCGAAGCCGTTCGACCTTCGCGGAAAGTTCGCGCAAGCTCTCGACGCCTTGCTCCATCTCGGCCTCGCTCGGGCCGTCGCCGCCGAACATCCCCGTGATGGAC
This portion of the Halosegnis longus genome encodes:
- a CDS encoding shikimate dehydrogenase encodes the protein MHVFGLLGNPVEHSLSPPMHEAAYAERDLDARYVTFEPTTETLPQALDGADALNIRGLNVTIPFKQQAHDLVEPDDLAARIGAVNTLDFSGETVTGHNTDAAGAVRALGHHDVDLSGTAVVVGAGGAGRAVAFGLADAGMNVEIANRTVETARELAAEIPRASGHGLPDLPRLIEEASVLVNCTSVGMDDREQTIVPGDALHADLAVLDAVYTPLDTRLLREADAAGATTVDGAWMLLFQGVEAFELWTGEDAPVDAMNRALRDRL
- a CDS encoding sodium:calcium antiporter, which produces MGFTDRFRHPLIPVFLAVGLTLPWVVSDLTGAADGFSELTVVAVAGLAVLGASFLLAWGAETAEKDVPRAFAIAVLAVLAVAPEYAVDALYAWQAGSGGATAEACAQFTTAQIENEINDLASACHNANLAVANMTGANRILIGLGWSGIAMFTLFRAGRSEDPAVESREGFLADRVNLDPSISTEIAFLFFATVWAFFVPLGGGIDILDMTVLVGLYVVYIGIILKGDVDDDDHQVGVPAYFQAKARHIRVPVVLTLFAYSGILIFTAVEPFAHGLESLGQQFGIPSFFMIQWVAPLASESPELIVVAYLVNKARSTAGFNALISSKLNQWTLLIGTLVVVFSIASGGYEHLPFDAKQSAEIWITAAQSLFALAILINFNISVREAVVLLVLFASQVILEFLIIRDVAIPFTSRELLIGYAVAYIVFALALFVYRRNALRQLFARLAETVKTVRG
- a CDS encoding rhomboid family intramembrane serine protease, producing the protein MAECDVCGKHIDMPYECRRCGGNFCAEHRLPENHSCPGLNEWNDPEGVFESDMDDKQTGRAGSGIFDSLSSGGGLLSYFDGNVSYLFLGIMVVVFAFQYMIYPLLGFEAVFSDVWRASFVLTAEHPEYVWTWLTSVFSHGGFTHLFGNGIALFFFGPIVERYIGSKRFTALFLASGVLAGLGQIALGLAVGDFTGVLGASGAIMAIMALLTVLNPDIKVLLFFFIPMPIWGLTLGYALISVFGAFGTFGGGIAHMAHLLGLVVGFVYGKRIEDEVSLPNQFQFGGGGGGGMGGMGGGGGGRRRF
- a CDS encoding endonuclease V; translation: MDFAPDPALSRSEMESLQREIAAAATFTDDIDFTPEDVRDGDALVAGVDQAFLLDEDPERALSAVVVARGGEVIERTHAVTELSIPYIPGLLAFREGGPILAALDTLESDPDLFLFDGSGRIHYREAGLATHVGVITNTPSVGVAKSLLCGEPRASVDGLAEGERVAIDGDDQMPTDEVVGYAYQSRQFDSGRINPLYISPGHRVSAETAVEFVAACGGEYKLPEPTRQADAYADEKKQEYADTNA
- a CDS encoding SDR family oxidoreductase, coding for MERTALVTGCSSGIGRATARAFSDEGWTVYATAREDADLADLAGLDTETATLDVTSDDDVERVVDRVIEETGRVDCLVNNAGYGQYGPLEDVTADQLTDQLDVNVVGPHRLVRAVLPHMRAAEEGTIVNVSSVAGRVAPPGAGAYAASKFALEGYSDTLRNEVAGLGIDVALVEPGPVETPFRDRVEQELDTLARTDDYEWVYEMQEDAGLLSGSESPFASTPEEVAATILEAGVSTNPNARYAVGGFAKALLLGRFLPDGLRDRASALFRKL